TATAACTCCCGACCTGTTGCCGGATCGATTCCCACAAAATTATACCCCCATATTACACTTGTTGAATAGCCAATACGCTGTGCACGTGCCCGTTCAGCCGATGAATATTCTGAACCAAGTCCCTGCAAATGAGTAACCTCATTTTTTATTTTCGAGATATTAAAATTTAGTTTCCATTTGAATTTCTCATTTGAAAAAACCTGGTATTGGGTACTGAATTCAATTCCCTGGTTGTACATTTCGGCACCATTAATCTGTACCGACCCATAGCCAATTTCAGGAATTACATCGCGCGAAACGATCATATCGCGAATATCGTCGTGGAATAATTCGATGGTAGCGGTAAAGTTTTCACGAATAGAAAAATCAAAACCAACATTGAATTTAATATTTTTCTCCCACCCTAAATTCGGATTGGGTGCTGTTGACGGAGTGGCATAATAACCGTAATTGTACCCATTGGCTGTTTTATCGTAAAAATTATACAAGCCTAAAGCACGATACGACCCAATGCGCGAATTACCTGATGTACCGTAGCTGATACGTGCCCGTAGAAAGGTCAGCCATTCGTTTTGTGCGAGAAAATCTTCTTTCGAAATAATCCAGCTTGCTCCTAAACCACCGTTATACGATGTGTTGTTATCGCCGCCAAATGCCGAGCTCTGATCGATACGAAAGTTGGCCAAAAGAAAATACTTCTTGTTAAAATCGTAATTGGCCTGAGAAAGAAACGAACGCCCTGTACTTTCGTTTTTATCCGATTCGTAGGTTTGATAATCGGCCGTTTCGATGGGCATTATTGCATCGGGTTCTGGGAAATTTACTCCTCGGGCGTAATTGTATTTTGTTGATTTCTGTGTAGCTTCAACACCTGCTGTAAAATCGAAGTAATGAATTTCTTTAAACGTTTTTGTGTAAAACAATCTGGCATTCCAGTTCCAGTTGCGCACGTCTCTATCACGCAACATTCGTATTCCCTTTTCTCCTTTTGCAGTAATTCCGGTTTCGTTTAAGCCTGAGAAATAGGTGTCCTGGTCTTTGTTTGAGAAATCAAGCCCATAAAGACTTGAAAAACTAAGCGATTCGTTAAAGCGATAGTTAAAAGACAAGCTATTTATTAACGACTTATTTTTCACCAGCCCACGGTTTTGGTTTGCCACTGCCAATGGGTTACCATACGTATCGAAAGATGTATAACTGCCATCTTCCTGGTATGGAGCAATGGTTGGCGGAACCGCATAGCCATGCAATGTATTGGGTGCATTTTTAACCGTAAGCGATGGTTTTGTGGTTAAACTTAACTTCCATTTTTTTGCCTGGTAATCAAGTGCAAGGGCTGAACCATATTTTTGAAATTCGTTGTTTATTTGCGGCTCCTTAATGTTCTGATGCTCCAGCGATACGCGATAAGTAAATTTCTCTTTCCCTCCCGAAAGCGAAAAATTATATTTCTGATAATTACCGGTTTGGTTCATTAAATCGTACCAGTCGGTATCTACTCCATTCCATTGCTGCACATTTCCTTCGTCACCGTTATTTTTATAGAACAGGTTGCGTAACTCCTGGTATTGTTCGCCGTTCATGTAGGTAATTTGGTTCGTAGGGTTACTAAATCCGGTTTGTGCCGAAAAGGTGAACTTCATGGGGCCTTTCTCACCGCGTTTAGTGGTAATCAGTATTACACCATTTGCACCATCGGCCCCGTAAAGACTAACCGCTGCGGCATCTTTAAGAATGTTGATCGATTCAATATCGGTAATCCCAATTTTAGCAAAAGGATTAGAAGGATCTTCAGAATATAAACCACCACCTGCATCAAAAAAATTGTTGCCATCTAAATCCAGTTCTTCTGCCAATATAACACCATCAACAATTATTAAAGGTTGGGTTGATGTGCCCACACTATTGGCTGTAAGTGGTGTTAACGACCCCTGGCCCCGAATATGGATATCAACCGGTTTACCAATTTCTGAACTCCCATCAATATAAACCCCAGCTGACTGGCCCTGCAACAGTTCATCAAAACTTATTGCCGTTTGTTCGGTTACAATGTCTTTTGTTTTTATACTAGTGATACTAGCCACCACTTCCTGTTTCAACTTCCGCGTTCCGTACGACGAGGTAACTACCACTTCGTCGAGCGCCTTCACATCTTCTTCGAGCAGTATTTCGAAAATGAATTTTCGCCCAATTGGAATTACCTGCTGTTTATAACCGATAAACGACGCAACCAATTCCAACTGTTCCGACTCATTGCTGGCAAAACGGAGTGTAAATTCGCCGTTTCCATTGGTTACTGTTCCCAATGATGTTTGGTTAATATAGACAGTTGCACCTGGTAATGGCTCTTTTGAAAACGAATCCAAAATACGCCCTCGAATGGTGCGGGCATTTTGTGCCTGTCCGATTATGACGAAGAAAACAAACAGGATAAAAAATAGTGATCTTAGTTTCACGCTGTACAATTAAAAATGCAGGCTCCCCTACTTTTATCAGGAAAGCCTGCAAGTTATAAATCTACTTAATAATAATTTTTTCAACTTTTAGCTCAGCATCTGTTTTTAGCTGAAGAACATACATTCCGGGCACAAGATTTAACTTGATCTGCTGGCTTTGTACAGTTCCGTTTGATACCAGACGTTGATTTAAATCGTAAACATTATAAACGATGTTATTTACATTTCCATCCACGTAAAGAATACCTGTTGTTGGATTTGGGTAAATACGTAAATCTGCGTTAAGCGCTTCATTAACTGATGTCAATATCAACATCACGTTTTCTGCCAGGTCCTCATCAACCACCAGGCTTCCATCTGCAGCATTGTAACCGTTTAGGCTCACAGTGTAATCAGCAGAAGTTCCTGATACAACATCTGAGAAAACGGCAACACCATCTTCATTTACGCTAATACTCTCGCCGTTAAAAGTTACAACTGCCCCCCCCAGTGGATTGTTATTTTTATCAACTACGGTAATGGTTACGTCATAATATTGTACTTCAAATTCAATTTTTGCGGCATCAACCACAAAAAATTCTTCCCCTTCTGCATCGTCTCCGGTGTAGTACAATTTTGTTCCAACAACCACAAAATCTGCTGAATTTACCTCATCAGGATCGAGTTTGGTATTTAAAACATCTGCTACTTTCATAGTGTTGCCGGCGGCACCATCGCTAACCCAAAGTTTTGTGCCGGTACTATCGGCAGCTTCAAAAAACACCAACCCGTCAATACCAATAAATCCTTCGGGTTTTGCATCACCTTCGGTATTTATGTCTTTTAACAGTCTTCCATTGGTTCCGTTAAACACCCAAAGCTCTTCGCCTTTAACACTGTCAACTGCCGAGAAGTACAGTTTTCCACCACAAGCGTAAAGGTTATCAACTTCACCATCTTCTCCCGGATTAGGTTCGAATACCAACATGGTGCCTTCCGCTGTACCATCGGTAACAAAAAGCTGGTCGCCGGTACCGTTATCGGCCACAAAATAAACTTTGTCGTTCATTACAGTAAATTCTGCAGGATCGCCGTTGCCTGAACCAACATTAATATCTACCAGCATTGACGTTCCGGCAACGGAACCATCCGAAATCCAAAGCTCGTCGCCATCGGTTCCGTTATCGCCCTGAAATAATAATTTTCCGTTGAATAATATCGCCTGATTACCAGTATAACCATGGTTTGATGGATTAATATCAATAATCTCAACAGTTTCATCGGCTTTTAATATATGTAGTTCGTTTCTACCATTGTTAGCCTGAAAATAGGTAATATTATTGGCCTCATCAACAATAGGGTACGAAGGTGTGGCATAACCGCCACCATTCAGGTCAGTAATTTTTTCAGGAGCAGCGTCTCCATCAATTCTCCACCATTGTGTTGACGAACCATCGTTGGCCTGGAAATACAGCTTGTTATTAAAAACAAATAGTTGTTGAGGATTGGAGCCTTTGTTTTCCCCTTCCTGAATATCCATCACCATCATGGTGTTTTCAGGTGTTCCGTCAGTTACCCACAATTCTTTATCGTGGCCGGTTTTATCGCCATCGTTGGCATTAAAATATAATTTGCCATTGTACTCAATAAAGTTAGAAGGATCAGAGTTTGGTGAAGTGTCCAAGGTATCCTGGTTGATATTTTTAAACAAGGCGGCAACACCGTCAGTTGTAATTCGGTATAGCTCGTCGCCAATATCGCCGCCCTCGTCGCCTTCGAAATAAATGTTGCCATTAAAAACATACGGGTTTGCAATACCCGCATCGCCGCTTTTGTTAAAATCTGTAGCCTGTTTCACATCGCTTAAAACGCTTGCTGCATTCACAACAAAAATATCATCACCATTAGCATCATCACCTGTAAAGTATAGGTTTGAGCCAATAACAGCCACCTCTCCCAGGTTTATATCATCAGGATTTTCAGAAACGTAAAAATCACTAGCTACTGCCAAAGTATTCTCTTCAGTACCATCTGTTACCCAAAGTTTTGTTCCGCTACTGTCTGTTGCTTCGAAGAACAACAAGCCGTCAACCTCGATAAATCCTTCTGGTTTCGAGTCTCCAGCGGTATTTATATCTTTCAATACTTTTGCGTCAGTTCCATCAAACACCCAAAGTTCTTCTCCTTTGGCCGTATCAACAGCCGAGAAATATAACTTTCCGTTATATGCAAACAGGTTATCTACTTCACCATCATCGCCCGGATTAGGTTCGAAAAGCAACATGGTGCCTTCGGCAGTTCCGTCGGTTACAAATAACTGGTCGCCATTTCCGTTATCAGCAAAGAAATATACTTTATCACCCAGAATGGTAAAACCGGCAGGATCGCCGTTACCTGAACCAACATTAATGTCAACCAACATTGAAGTTCCGGCAACAGTAGCATCTGAAGTCCAAAGCTCGTCACCATCGGTTCCGTTGTCGCCCTGAAATAATAATTTTCCGTTGAATAATATCGCCTCGCCACCGGTATAACCATGGTTTGATGGGTTTATATCAATAATCTCAACCGTTTCGTCGGCTTTTAAAATGTGTAGTTCGTTTTTACCATTGTTGGCCTGGAAATAGGTAATATTGTTGGCTTCATCAACAATCGGATTCATTGGCGTTGCGAATCCTCCGCCATTTAAGTCGGTAATTTTTTCAGGAGCAGCGTCTCCATCAATTCTCCACCATTGTGTTGACGAACCATCATTCGCCTGGAAATACAGCTTGTTGTTAAAGACAAAAAGTTGTTGAGGATTTGAGCCTTTGTTTTCCCCTTCCTGGATATCCATCACCATCATCGTATTTTCAGGTGTTCCGTCTGTTACCCATAATTCTTTATCGTGGCCGGTTTTATCACCATCGTTGGCATTAAAATATAATTTGCCGTTGTATTCAATAAAGTTAGAAGGATCGGAAGATGGCGAAGTATCAAGCGTATCCTGGTTAATATCTTTAAACAGAGACACCGAACCATCGGCAGAAATGCGATAAAGCTCGTCGCTAAGATCGCCGCCCTCATCGGCTTCAAAATAAATGTCTCCGTTAAAAACAGCAAGTTTCCCAATTCCGCTGTCACCACTTTTGTTCAAATCGCTTACCTGTTTGATTTGAGCATTTATAGCTGCACTCAAACCAAAAATCAGGCAAGATAGCACGTAGAATTTTTTCATAATCAGTAGTTTTTTTAAATTTATTATTCTTGTTCTTTTTTAGCAGTTTCATTGTTTTGCATTGATTTTGGCAGCTCAAACTCAAATGGATTTATGGTATTCTCTATAACTCCGTTATCGTAAGTTATCGTAAGCTGCTTTCTCATCATTAATTCAGCAATATCTTGAGTTGTTGTTTCACTTTTCACATAATTCACAATAGCAACAGGGCCATCGGCCGTATAGCGTGTAAAAAGTGCAACAATGTGTTTATTATTGTTTTTTAGATGATTAGCAAGGAACGGCATAAACTGTGTATTGCGCTGGTATTTTGTAATTGGGAAAACCAATGCAGCCAATTGCTCACGCGAATACGAACTTCGGTTGTTGAACGTACGTTGAAATTTTGGAAATCCAATACTTTTTAGATATAACCCGGAGTAAACAGTATCGTTTACACTGATTTGCGATACAGTGTACAGGTCTTTACTTGAGAAACTTTCTTCGGGTGTTTTGTAAACCAAATCCGATCCTTCAATGGCATTTTTAATTGCTTCCGGGCTAACAATCGAATCGGTATAAAAACGCACTTTTACCGGATTGCCGTATACTGTTTCAAAACTATAAATACCATTTATCTCGCGGGCAAGGTTAGCCACAAAAACTACATCCAACTGATCGAAGAAGTTTTCGATGTACAGGTCAACTAGTCGAACTTCTGCTTCATTCTCTGGTATTCTAATATCAAAATGTTTGGGTTCGAATATGGCTTTCCGTACTTGTGGTGCTGTTAGTTTGGTGGTATCGTAATGAAGTACAACCGTGTGGTCGCGGATGTAAGTTTCGGCTCCCACAATGCCGGGAATATTTTTTACCTGATTAACAAAGCTGATGGAGCTTCCGTAGCATTTAACATTTTTAATGCCCGACATTTCGAAGGTAGAAGAACTTGCAATTTCTTCTTTCGAACCCCATTTCATATCTACCGTTGGAATACGGAGGTTGGTTCCAAAAATCAACCCTGCCATTATAAAGAATACGGTTACTAATATGGGCACCCATTTAAAACGTGTCGACCCATTTAATCCTATGGCATCTTCGTTATGCGGACAAATACCCATACATTCGGTACACAAGTTACAATCGGGGTGGTTCACTACTTTTTGTTGGGATACTTTTATGCCTTGTGGACAATTTTTATCACACAATCCACAATCAATACACTTATCCTCATCGCGAGTGATTTTAAGTACCTGCAAACCCGCTCTTTTTCTTAAACCAATTATTTCGAGAACATAGGCCAAAGCTGCTGATAAAATTAGTACGACAGTTAAACTGACTGTACGTTCGGCCTGATGGAAAAGTACGAGAATGATTACCAGCGCCACAAATACATAGAAATACTTAAAAGCATTTGAAATAGCACCAAGCGGACACAAGTACCTGCACCAAAACTGCTTGTAAAACAATGCTCCGAGAATTAAAAGTGTTATGGCAATTATGGCAAACCAGGTTGATACATCTTCGCCAAATAAACTGGCCGTTGCAAAAAACGGATCGAACTTCTTACAAAACAGATCATTGGTTTTGAGCGTAAAGTAAAAAGTAAAAAACAACAGTACATATTTTACCGACCGTAACACGATATCAACAATACCACCAGCCTCAAACTTTTTTATTTTAAAACGTTTCCCCAACTTGCCAACACCTTCCGAGAAAGTACCAACCGGACAAACGTATCCACAAAACAATTTTGAAACAACAATGGTACACAACACCAGTGCTGCTCCCATCATCACTTGCATGCCTTCCATTGAACAGGCCAATGCCCCGTTTACAAAATAAGTTGTTATGGCTTGAATTCCGCCAAACGGACAACATGCTTCAAAATCGAAAAAGGAGCTTTTAAAAAAGATTCCCCTGATCCAAAAAAATGCCAACACGGCAAACAATGTCCATTGCCCAACCTGACGTATGGTAAATTTCTTAAACATTAAAATTTATTTCTATTACAGATTAAAGATTAAAAACAGAAAAGAAAATCAGGGGAAATAATGAATCAGATTACAAAACAAGTGGTTTCAAAGTACGATTTAAAACCTTTTAATAATTGATATACAGATAGATAAAAAATACAGAAACCACGAAATTTTGGTGATGTAATTTTAAAGTAATTTCATGCAATTAACAATAATATGATACAAAACACGACTATTACATGAGGATTTGTTTGTTAAAGCACTCCAACCAAAAAGTATTTTTTAAACAATTCTGCAAAAAAAAATCCAATAAACTTTCAACTTTTCATTTAGGTTTTACGTCTAATTCAGTTCATTTATCATCTTGCGACAACTATTTTAACCTACTTCTTGTAAGCGATATTGCTTGACCTAAATACTCCTTTGGAGCCACATCATTACTTTTTTCTAGATATGGCAGCGCCGTTTTGTAATCCCCTTCGGCCTTTTTGATTTCCTCGGTGTATTTGTGAAAGTCAAGGCGAGTTGGCTCCGTTAAGCTTTTGTACTTCTTATTGGCTTTGTCGAAAACAGCAGAAGCCTTATTATAATACAACAGTCCTAACTGGCGGTTGGCCTTCTCATTATCCGGATGCTCTGCTAAAATATCCATCAGCACTTCAATACCCGCAGCATCTTGATTGGTATTAAGAAGAGCCACACCTTTAAAATAGAGCGCAGTAACGTCATGTGGATTAAGTTCGAGTAGCTCTTCAGCAGTTTGCAAAGTTTCGGAGTATCTTTTATTATTGTAATAAAAGTACATTAGTTTTAAAGTGTATTTTTTAGCGAGTTCCGGTTTATCTTTTAATCGAACCAGAACCTTTTCTATGGTTTCCAGATCTTCATGCTTTTTAGCAAGATTTAACTGCTGCTCGATAACTGCTTGGTCAGCAGCCCCATATTCAATAGCAATATTGTTGTATTTTATAATTGCTTTTTCATCCTGAAGCTCGTTTGCACACATACTGCAAATAGTAGCCGTCCATATAATTTTTAACGAATCGGTACTTCCTTGCTCAAAAGCTTTGTCATATATATATAAAGCTTTCTCTAAATTGCCTGAATTTACTTTTTCTTGTGCAGAATCACACAAGGTATTAAAAGTGTTTTGACCGAATCCGGCAACTACAATTAGCTTAAAAAGTGACAGGAGTACGGTTTTTCTAAATAAACTTTGTGTCATTACTTTTTACATACAATTTTAGTTGAAAAACAATTATACCCAAATATACTTAAACTTTTATCACTACAATTTCGAACAAAATATATTGCTTACAAATCATAGGAATAAAGTTATGATTCTGGAAGGGTCAACAAGAAAAAAGCCTTCAGAAACTGCAGACCTTTTTGTTTCAAGAACATTACTAAACTATACTATTTAATTCGAAATACAAAAGCATGCTCACAAGGCTTTGTTTCGGGTAATTCAATCTCCAGGGCATTTTTATTCTGTTTCCATTTTAAATCAGCAGCTGAACCTATCAACTCTACTCCTTCAATTTTTCCGTTATAAAAGCTTGCCCCCAATGATTTTATTGCCAAAACTCCCGATTCGGGCCATCCCATGGCTATGGCATACAGCTGCCCTTTGCGTGTGGTAAAGCGGATATCCTCATCACCAAAACCCTTAAATTTCATGTCGGCCAGGTGTCCTTTTAGGGTTTCTGTCGGGCCTTCGCCATAAATTAACCAGGGGCGACTTTCGTATATTGCCTCACCATTTAGTTTCAACCATTTTCCCATTTCACGCAGGCGTTGTTTTTGCGTTTCAGGAATATAACCATCGGGATGCGGTGCAACATTTAACAAGAGGCAGCCATTTTTACTTACAATATCAACAAGGTCGTCTATTAGGCGGTTGGTTGTATAACATTCCAAGTCGGTTGACCAGGTCCACGAAGTGTTCGATACCGAATTGTCGGTTAACCAGGGCTCCGGGTAAATTTCAGGCATACGCGCACGCTCCAGGTCAACTGTACCGGTGCCCAACGGAAAATCAGGACGTTTAAAAGTCAATACAAATTCCTGCTGCTTTTTCTCGGCATGATTGTAGGCATAAGCCATCATCTGGCGGCGCACTTCCTCCGAAAGAATCTGTATGCGGTTATCAAACCAGAGCAAGTCGGGCGAATAACCATCAACCACTTCTTTCACTTTTTCAAGCCAAACGCGCTCAAACTCAGCACCTGGCATCGGACTTACCTGGTAATAATTTTTCGAATCTTTTGTTTGCCAGGCCGTTTCAGGCACTTTTTCGCCATAAAACGAGGCATTGGCTGGGTCGGCACAATCGGTGTTGGAGTCCCAAACCGGAAACCAGCCCCACAACCACGAATGATGCAAGCTTACCACGTATTTCAGACCACGTTTTCGAATGGCCTTTTCCATCTCAGCCACAATATCGCGTCTGGGTCCTTTGTCCACTGCATTCCACGGATTTACATCCGAATCCCACATGGCAAAGCCATCGGCATGTTCGCCCACCGGGCCTGCAAAACGAGCCCCTGCCTCAACAAATAAATCGGCCCACTCGTCGGCGTTAAACTCTGGTGCAGTAAAAAGCGGCACAAGGTCTTTATAGCCAAACTCATCCACAGCCCCATAAGTTGCAACATGAAAAGTATTATTGGGATGCCCCTCAACATACATATTGTGGCCGTACCAATCGGGAGTACCCGGGCATTTGGCTGTGGAATACACCCCCCAATGTGCATAAATCCCGAATTTGGCATCCTGAAACCATTCGGGACATTCGTATTGTTTTAACGACTCCCATGTAGGTTGGTATGTTTTTTGCGCCCGGGCAAAATAAAAATTGAAGCAAATAATTGCCATCGTAATTGCTGCTGTCAGTTTTTTCATTGCAAGCTTTTTATGTTTTAGTTTATTGATTTGAATTTTCGCAGTAAAACAAAACCGGAAGCGCTAAAATTTTAAGGGATAGTTACCGTGCTCTCTTACCAGTTTTATTATAAAATCGTATGTTGAGCCTGAAACCTGGCTCGTTACCGAATGGTCGGACTGAAAAATAAAACTACCTCCTCTGGCAGCCTGCAGTTTTTTAAGCACATCGGCTTTAATCTGGTTTTTATCACCAGTTTCCCAATCCATAACGTTGTTGTTGCCACAAAAACCAATTGCATGACCATATTTTTCGCGCAGGCAATTTACATCCATATTCGCTTTTGCTTCAAGGGGGTTATAAAAATCTACCCCCAGCTCAATGTAATCCCCAAAAATTGCATTTACGTTTCCACAACCGTGGTAAATCACCATCAGGCCTTTTTCGTGGCAATAGTCTACCATCTTTTTCACCCAGGGTTTAAAATGTTCACGCCAGTATTCGGGGTCGAAAAACAGGCCATTTTTATAAGCCACATCTCCCCAAATTACCATACCATCGAGCAGGCCGTCTGCTGCTTCAACCTGCGCCTTGCAAATGTCAAAATAAAACTGCCCGATTTTAGCAATGGCATTCGGAAAACTGTCGTAGTGCATCATCGACCACAGCATAGCATTTTCCTGCCCTATTAATCGGGTAAGACACTCGTTAATTTCGCCAACACCTCCAAAAACAGCAAAATCGGGATAAAACGATTTTACGCGGTCAATCCAAGCCGGTATATTTTGCTCGAAAGTGTCGCCAACTCCATTAATATGGTCGTCGCCCGCCGCAAAATACCTGCGTTTATCATAGGGGTTATCAAACGTAAAGTCAAGTAATTTTCCAATGGTGTCCACCTTCCATTTTATCATTTCAGGCATCGGAAAATCGTGGCGTTTTCGCATTTCCACTTCGTAGCCCGTTTCCACTTGCACTTCCTCTTCGTTGTTAAACAACACTTTAAAGTTCTTTATGTGCGGATCCATATTCGGATTAACAACAATCCAATCCAAATCGTAATGATAATACGGATTGGCATCTTTTGGCAAGCCCAGTTCGATTCTCCAGCGATTGATAAAACTGTTCCAGAAAAACTCACCGATGGGAATACGGTCGGGTTCCTGGTGACCTGCTGCCATCTGCAGGCGCTTCACTTTTTTTTGTGCATTTTCGCTTCGGTCAAGCGAAGTTGATTTTCCGGTATAATTAAACATTGGTTTTTGGTTCTAATTCAAAACCAAAATTACTACCGGAAGCCACATTATTGTTTCACAAAACAAATATATAGTTGCACTTTTCAATCATTGTTCATTTTTAAGTCAATTATTTTCTGGGTTTTATACTATTTTTACTTTGTAATTTTAAAACACAGGCATGGATAGCTCAGAACTTTTAAAGAGCATAACTTTTAACCTCTCGTCGGTTGCCTACTGTAAGGTTGGCGCCGAATGGAATTATAAAAACATCATCAGTTCGTTTAGCCGGTTATATTTAGTTACCGCCGGAGAAGCGCACATTTTTACAGCAGATAAAAAAATCCATTTGAAAAAAGGCCACCTGTACCTGGTGCCCAGCTTCACCCCGTGCAGCTACACCTGCAAAGATGAAATGACACACTTTTATGCCACATTCACCATACAGCTTCCTAATCACTTAAGCATTTACCAGCTGTTTAACTTTAGTTTTGAAATTGAAGCTACCGATGAGCACTATGCCTATTTTAAGCAACTGTGGAAGGCAAATCCGAATATGGAACTGCCTGCCAAAGACCCAAATATTTACCAACGCCTAAACAGCAGGTGCTGGAACCATGGTCTAAAAGATGTTCAGCGCAGTTTGGCATCATCGGGCTTACTTTACCTCTTGCTATCAAAATTTATTGGTGCCGCAAAAAT
Above is a genomic segment from uncultured Draconibacterium sp. containing:
- a CDS encoding AraC family transcriptional regulator, coding for MDSSELLKSITFNLSSVAYCKVGAEWNYKNIISSFSRLYLVTAGEAHIFTADKKIHLKKGHLYLVPSFTPCSYTCKDEMTHFYATFTIQLPNHLSIYQLFNFSFEIEATDEHYAYFKQLWKANPNMELPAKDPNIYQRLNSRCWNHGLKDVQRSLASSGLLYLLLSKFIGAAKIDFGTSDSGNILSAVTFIHSHLNENLAIEELANMVHLSPAHFTRKFKQLTHLTPRDYINTQRIEKAQLLLNTTSQSCIEIAELCGYKSNAYFCKIFKKYIGKSPREYRNNQV
- a CDS encoding uroporphyrinogen decarboxylase family protein translates to MFNYTGKSTSLDRSENAQKKVKRLQMAAGHQEPDRIPIGEFFWNSFINRWRIELGLPKDANPYYHYDLDWIVVNPNMDPHIKNFKVLFNNEEEVQVETGYEVEMRKRHDFPMPEMIKWKVDTIGKLLDFTFDNPYDKRRYFAAGDDHINGVGDTFEQNIPAWIDRVKSFYPDFAVFGGVGEINECLTRLIGQENAMLWSMMHYDSFPNAIAKIGQFYFDICKAQVEAADGLLDGMVIWGDVAYKNGLFFDPEYWREHFKPWVKKMVDYCHEKGLMVIYHGCGNVNAIFGDYIELGVDFYNPLEAKANMDVNCLREKYGHAIGFCGNNNVMDWETGDKNQIKADVLKKLQAARGGSFIFQSDHSVTSQVSGSTYDFIIKLVREHGNYPLKF